The proteins below are encoded in one region of Micromonospora yangpuensis:
- a CDS encoding NUDIX domain-containing protein encodes MSAVEHRYELRSRQERYAGRIFTVLSDEVTMPGGGTAGRDWVRHVGAVAVVALDDAGQVVLVRQYRHPLGRHLWELPAGLTDVEGEDLPAAALRELAEEVDLTAATVDVLADLNTSPGFSNELVRIFLARDLAEVPAERRHQRYDEEADMQVVRLDLDEAVSMVLAGEITNAACVAGLLAAARARDTGWSALRRPDAPLPG; translated from the coding sequence GTGAGCGCCGTCGAGCACCGCTACGAGCTGCGTTCCCGGCAGGAGCGGTACGCCGGCCGGATCTTCACCGTGCTCAGCGACGAGGTCACCATGCCCGGCGGGGGCACGGCGGGCCGGGACTGGGTCCGGCACGTCGGCGCGGTCGCCGTGGTGGCGCTCGACGACGCCGGCCAGGTGGTGCTGGTCCGGCAGTACCGGCACCCGCTCGGTCGGCACCTGTGGGAGTTGCCGGCCGGGCTGACCGACGTCGAGGGGGAGGACCTGCCGGCGGCGGCGCTGCGCGAGCTGGCCGAGGAGGTCGACCTGACCGCCGCGACGGTCGACGTGCTGGCCGACCTGAACACCTCGCCGGGCTTCTCCAACGAGCTGGTGCGGATCTTCCTCGCCCGCGACCTCGCCGAGGTGCCCGCCGAGCGGCGTCACCAGCGCTACGACGAGGAGGCCGACATGCAGGTGGTCCGGCTCGACCTGGACGAGGCGGTGTCGATGGTGCTGGCCGGCGAGATCACCAACGCGGCCTGCGTGGCCGGCCTGCTGGCCGCCGCGCGGGCCCGGGACACCGGCTGGTCCGCCCTACGCCGCCCCGACGCCCCCCTCCCGGGGTAA
- a CDS encoding TM2 domain-containing protein: MIVRSPTPRCGSPARRSLMCRLMTTPPYQQYPGQVSDKSKVVAGVLGILLGTFGAGRFYMGDTKTGVLQLVVSLVTCGIGGLWGFIDGILILVNGGVDGQGRPLRD; the protein is encoded by the coding sequence ATTATCGTCCGATCACCCACCCCGCGCTGCGGGAGCCCGGCCCGTCGATCACTAATGTGTCGCCTCATGACCACACCTCCGTATCAGCAGTACCCCGGGCAGGTCTCGGACAAGAGCAAGGTCGTCGCGGGCGTCCTCGGCATCCTGCTGGGCACCTTCGGCGCAGGCCGGTTCTACATGGGCGACACCAAGACCGGTGTCCTGCAGCTGGTGGTGAGCCTCGTCACCTGCGGCATCGGCGGCCTCTGGGGCTTCATCGACGGCATTCTGATCCTGGTCAACGGTGGCGTCGACGGGCAGGGCCGCCCGCTGCGGGACTGA
- the ald gene encoding alanine dehydrogenase: protein MKVGIPREVKNHEYRVAITPAGVNELTRAGHQVFVESGAGAGSSIGDEEFTAAGAKILPHADEVWDVAELVLKVKEPVAEEYHRMRPGQVLFTYLHLAASRECTDALVRRQVTGIAYETVELPDRSLPLLAPMSEVAGRLAPQVGAYHLQRQGGGRGVLMGGVSGVYAAKTVVIGAGVSGMNAAAIALGLQAEVLLLDKNVARLRQADAIYRGHLQTVASNAYEVERAVLDADLVIGAVLVPGAKAPTLISNELVSRMKPGSVLVDISIDQGGCFEDSRPTTHDEPTYQVHQSLFYCVANMPGAVPHTSTYALTNVTLPYVLELANHGWRQALRRDPALAAGLNTHDGQVTYGPVAEAHGLPTLALADVLA from the coding sequence GTGAAGGTCGGAATCCCCCGCGAGGTCAAGAACCACGAGTACCGGGTGGCGATCACGCCGGCAGGCGTCAACGAGCTCACCCGCGCGGGCCACCAGGTCTTCGTCGAGTCCGGCGCGGGAGCGGGGTCAAGCATCGGCGACGAGGAGTTCACCGCCGCCGGTGCCAAGATCCTGCCGCACGCCGACGAGGTCTGGGACGTGGCGGAGCTGGTGCTCAAGGTCAAGGAGCCGGTCGCCGAGGAGTACCACCGGATGCGACCCGGGCAGGTGCTCTTCACCTACCTGCACCTGGCCGCCTCCCGGGAGTGCACCGACGCGCTGGTGCGCCGGCAGGTCACCGGCATCGCGTACGAGACCGTCGAGCTGCCCGACCGGTCGTTGCCGCTGCTGGCCCCGATGTCCGAGGTGGCCGGTCGGCTCGCCCCGCAGGTAGGCGCGTACCACCTGCAACGTCAGGGCGGCGGCCGGGGCGTGCTGATGGGCGGCGTCTCCGGGGTGTACGCGGCCAAGACCGTGGTCATCGGCGCCGGCGTGTCCGGGATGAACGCCGCGGCCATCGCGCTCGGCCTGCAGGCCGAGGTGCTGCTGCTGGACAAGAACGTGGCCCGGCTCCGGCAGGCCGACGCCATCTACCGGGGGCACCTGCAGACGGTCGCCTCCAACGCCTACGAGGTCGAGCGGGCCGTGCTCGACGCCGACCTGGTCATCGGCGCGGTCCTGGTCCCCGGGGCGAAGGCCCCCACGCTGATCAGCAACGAGCTGGTCTCCCGGATGAAGCCGGGCAGCGTGCTTGTCGACATCTCCATCGACCAGGGGGGCTGCTTCGAGGACTCCCGCCCCACCACCCACGACGAGCCGACGTACCAGGTGCACCAGTCGCTGTTCTACTGCGTGGCGAACATGCCCGGGGCGGTGCCGCACACCAGCACGTACGCGCTCACCAACGTCACCCTGCCGTACGTGCTCGAACTGGCCAACCACGGGTGGCGCCAGGCGCTGCGCCGGGACCCGGCGCTGGCCGCGGGCCTGAACACCCACGACGGACAGGTCACCTACGGTCCGGTCGCCGAGGCGCACGGTCTGCCCACGCTCGCCCTGGCCGACGTGCTCGCCTGA